One window of the Chryseobacterium sp. CY350 genome contains the following:
- a CDS encoding T9SS type B sorting domain-containing protein, whose protein sequence is MKKTLLIFLLILSQVFSAQSDCPTAITVCGNSGISYTPTGPGNILEDLGGCLVSDEHFSVWYTFTISTAGTLTFTIDPNVFVDDYDFAVYGPNKPCGNLGLPVRCNYSGADGPTGLDLSTNGPTGIDASGNLTPWSGFMNVLPGETYYLVVDNFSSSANGFTLSWGGTASLASPFNDPGLITNPFIAPGVPNANPNDPNEVVICTNPAIFNFSSLSPAIINGNTNFTVSYHYNINDLLTGDNPITAPITVNTTNTYYYSITYTDPTNPNNPINKCKQTGDFKFKDGSIVATDATLTECNNNNEGTAVFNLTTANVINNPTATKKYFPSMFDLNGNTNEITNPYQYLSAGGSVFVLVTSEFGCTDIAEIKLNFYPVVVVNDATVRACFIETNPSTGLFDLTNVSVNQTGALKKYYPSATDAVNQTNEIINADTYVAPNGFVYVRVTSADGCFNVAKITLVVIPPVYSTVLIDKVICMEDRTTLDAGPGFDGYEWSTGATTQTISNVAVGTYWVKLRTGDCTSTQSVKVFATEQPVVSNIEITNNSININVTGGTPAYQYSLDNVHWQDSNVFSGLTRGDYTVFVRDAYDCTPIEVNIVVPNIVNVITPNGDGINDVIDYSALSTKSNLVLTIFDRYGTKIHQADKTNNYTWNGTIAGKKIPTGTYWYSVTWNENNKNSTPIKFSGWVMVKNRD, encoded by the coding sequence ATGAAAAAAACTTTACTCATTTTTTTATTGATATTATCTCAGGTGTTTTCTGCGCAGTCAGATTGCCCTACAGCTATCACTGTATGCGGAAACTCAGGAATATCATACACACCCACCGGACCTGGTAATATTTTAGAAGATCTGGGAGGTTGTTTGGTCAGTGACGAGCATTTTTCTGTTTGGTACACCTTTACAATCTCAACAGCGGGAACGCTGACCTTCACTATTGATCCTAATGTATTTGTAGATGATTACGATTTTGCAGTATACGGACCGAACAAACCTTGTGGGAATTTAGGACTTCCTGTGAGATGTAATTATTCTGGAGCAGATGGTCCTACAGGACTAGATTTGAGCACAAACGGTCCCACAGGAATTGATGCAAGTGGAAACTTAACTCCGTGGAGTGGATTTATGAATGTGCTTCCAGGAGAAACTTATTATTTGGTTGTAGATAACTTCTCTAGTTCAGCGAATGGCTTTACACTTTCATGGGGAGGTACGGCTTCATTAGCATCGCCATTTAATGATCCGGGATTAATTACAAATCCATTTATTGCTCCGGGAGTGCCGAATGCCAACCCGAATGATCCAAATGAGGTTGTAATTTGTACAAACCCTGCAATATTTAATTTCAGTTCATTATCTCCGGCAATTATAAACGGGAATACAAACTTTACTGTTTCTTATCATTACAATATAAATGATCTATTGACAGGTGATAACCCTATCACAGCTCCAATTACAGTAAATACTACTAATACTTATTATTACAGTATCACTTACACAGATCCCACGAACCCAAATAACCCGATCAACAAATGTAAGCAGACCGGCGACTTTAAATTTAAGGACGGATCCATCGTTGCCACCGACGCTACACTGACGGAGTGTAACAATAACAATGAAGGCACTGCAGTGTTTAATCTGACAACGGCTAATGTTATTAATAATCCGACTGCTACTAAAAAATATTTCCCATCAATGTTTGATTTGAACGGAAATACGAATGAAATTACTAATCCTTATCAATATCTTTCAGCAGGCGGATCGGTTTTCGTTTTGGTAACTTCAGAATTCGGATGTACAGATATTGCTGAGATTAAGCTTAATTTCTATCCTGTAGTTGTAGTAAATGATGCTACCGTAAGAGCTTGTTTTATCGAAACAAATCCTTCTACCGGTTTATTTGACCTTACCAATGTGAGTGTAAATCAAACAGGTGCACTAAAAAAATATTACCCATCTGCAACTGATGCCGTAAATCAGACCAACGAAATAATTAATGCAGACACTTATGTAGCTCCAAATGGTTTTGTATATGTAAGAGTGACAAGCGCAGACGGATGTTTCAATGTAGCTAAAATTACTTTAGTTGTTATTCCTCCGGTTTATTCTACAGTTTTAATTGATAAAGTGATCTGTATGGAAGACAGAACCACTTTAGATGCAGGACCAGGATTCGACGGTTACGAATGGAGCACAGGCGCAACGACGCAAACAATCTCAAACGTTGCAGTAGGAACTTACTGGGTGAAATTAAGAACAGGCGACTGTACATCTACCCAAAGTGTAAAAGTTTTTGCAACTGAGCAGCCGGTAGTTTCTAACATCGAAATCACGAACAATTCTATCAACATAAACGTTACAGGAGGTACACCAGCTTATCAGTATTCGCTTGATAATGTACACTGGCAAGATTCAAATGTATTTTCGGGTCTTACGAGAGGCGATTATACTGTTTTCGTAAGAGACGCTTATGATTGTACACCAATTGAAGTGAATATTGTAGTGCCGAATATCGTCAACGTAATTACTCCGAATGGTGATGGTATCAATGATGTGATTGATTACTCTGCTTTATCAACAAAATCAAATCTTGTACTTACAATTTTTGACCGTTATGGAACAAAAATACATCAGGCAGACAAAACAAATAATTATACATGGAACGGAACCATTGCAGGCAAAAAGATTCCGACTGGTACATACTGGTATTCTGTAACATGGAATGAAAACAATAAAAACAGTACACCGATCAAATTCTCAGGTTGGGTAATGGTAAAAAACAGAGATTAA
- a CDS encoding MFS transporter has product MISLTPLKTLKNIEFRNLLTGRFFIVLAFRMLATLLGWWVYQLTKDPFSIGLIGLSEVIPAVSCALYAGHVIDMNEKKKLLLICTYLYVFLIGLLLVPAFFNVELHFSGHEITYYIYGVIFFTGIVRAFIGPIVPSMIPKIVQKVNLPSAITLNQGTFLISSVCGHAAGGFLIGLVGVKWTLIVILSLISIASIFFWQLKKQFSEHKKEEIKVLESMREGISYIFKTKEILGALCLDMFAVLFGGAVAMIPVFATDILKSGAEGFGLLNAASDIGSMIIIATLSVIPLRKNQGKVLLAVVAGFGLCIIGFGLSHYYWLSFMFLVLSGMLDGISVVIRGTIVQLKTPDHIRGRVLSVNSIFIMSSNEMGQFESGLAAKLLGVVRSVVFGGSMTLLIALIVGTTNHKLRKMQY; this is encoded by the coding sequence ATGATTTCTCTTACTCCGCTCAAAACTTTAAAAAATATAGAATTCAGAAATCTTCTTACTGGGAGGTTTTTTATTGTTTTAGCATTTAGGATGCTCGCTACACTTTTGGGATGGTGGGTGTATCAATTGACAAAAGATCCTTTTTCTATTGGTTTAATCGGACTTTCTGAGGTAATCCCTGCTGTAAGTTGCGCTTTATATGCGGGTCACGTCATCGATATGAACGAAAAAAAGAAATTGCTTTTGATCTGTACTTACCTCTATGTATTTTTGATCGGATTGCTTTTAGTTCCTGCATTTTTTAATGTTGAACTTCATTTTTCGGGACATGAAATAACGTATTACATCTACGGAGTAATTTTTTTTACCGGAATTGTGAGAGCATTTATTGGCCCGATCGTTCCGTCAATGATTCCGAAAATCGTACAGAAGGTGAATTTACCAAGTGCAATAACGCTAAACCAGGGAACTTTTTTGATCTCATCGGTTTGTGGACATGCAGCAGGCGGATTCTTAATTGGGTTGGTTGGCGTAAAATGGACATTAATTGTAATACTTTCTTTAATATCTATAGCTTCCATCTTTTTTTGGCAGCTGAAGAAACAGTTTTCTGAGCATAAGAAAGAAGAAATAAAAGTTTTGGAAAGTATGCGGGAAGGCATTTCATATATTTTTAAAACTAAAGAAATTCTCGGAGCTCTGTGTCTTGATATGTTTGCAGTACTTTTTGGTGGCGCTGTTGCGATGATTCCTGTTTTTGCGACAGACATTCTAAAATCTGGCGCTGAAGGTTTCGGATTGCTGAATGCTGCTTCAGATATTGGCTCGATGATCATCATCGCTACTCTTTCTGTAATTCCTTTAAGAAAAAATCAGGGTAAAGTTCTGCTTGCTGTAGTCGCAGGGTTTGGTCTTTGCATTATTGGTTTCGGCTTATCACATTACTATTGGCTTTCATTCATGTTTTTGGTTTTAAGTGGCATGCTCGACGGAATTTCTGTGGTAATCCGCGGAACTATTGTACAGCTAAAAACTCCTGATCACATCCGCGGCAGAGTTTTGAGTGTAAATTCTATCTTCATCATGTCGAGCAACGAAATGGGACAATTTGAGAGCGGTCTCGCTGCCAAATTGCTCGGCGTAGTGCGCTCTGTAGTCTTTGGAGGAAGTATGACATTATTAATTGCCTTAATTGTAGGAACTACCAATCATAAACTAAGAAAAATGCAATATTAG
- a CDS encoding GH3 auxin-responsive promoter family protein, translating to MLHFFKKNIALIWAKKHVKKAENFKQNAEKNQEKLLLSMVKTAEKTLFGREHQFENISSIEEYQKNVQITDYEDLKPYIEKVKKGQRNILWTETPEYFAKTSGTTSGSKYIPISKEGMPFQVAGAQSALFHYIAKKGNAEFVNGKMIFLQGSPELEEVFGIKTGRLSGIVAHHIPNYLQKNRLPSWETNLIEDWEAKVDKIVEETETENMTLISGIPPWLIMYFEKLIEKNGKKIKQLFPNLQLIVTGGVNYEPYREKMEELLGGKVDIVQTFPASEGFFAFQDDYNKEGLLLLTNHGIFYEFVPLEEYGKPNSRRLTLKEIEVNKDYALILTTNSGLWAYSIGDVVRFIDKNPHRILVSGRTKHFTSAFGEHVIAFEVEEAMKATVEKFPAQITEFHLAPEVNPSEGLPYHEWFIEFEKEPENLDLFKNELNDQLRKRNTYYDDLISGNILQNLKISRVSKNAFQEYAKSEGKLGGQNKIPRLANDRKIADILSKNVI from the coding sequence ATGTTACACTTCTTCAAAAAAAATATTGCACTGATCTGGGCCAAAAAGCATGTAAAAAAAGCTGAAAATTTTAAGCAAAATGCAGAAAAAAATCAGGAAAAACTGCTTTTATCAATGGTGAAAACTGCCGAGAAGACACTTTTTGGGAGGGAGCATCAGTTTGAAAACATCAGCTCCATCGAAGAATATCAGAAAAACGTACAAATTACTGACTATGAAGATCTTAAACCTTACATTGAAAAAGTAAAAAAAGGTCAACGCAATATTCTCTGGACAGAAACTCCGGAATATTTTGCCAAAACTTCAGGCACAACTTCAGGTTCTAAATATATTCCGATCTCAAAAGAAGGAATGCCTTTTCAGGTTGCAGGCGCGCAAAGTGCTTTATTTCATTACATTGCAAAAAAAGGAAACGCTGAATTTGTGAATGGAAAAATGATTTTCCTGCAGGGAAGTCCGGAATTGGAAGAAGTTTTCGGAATAAAAACCGGCAGACTTTCCGGAATAGTTGCGCATCATATTCCTAATTATCTTCAAAAGAACCGTTTGCCAAGCTGGGAAACTAATCTGATAGAAGACTGGGAAGCCAAAGTTGATAAAATCGTGGAAGAAACGGAGACAGAAAATATGACTTTGATTTCCGGAATTCCACCTTGGTTGATCATGTATTTTGAAAAATTGATTGAGAAAAACGGCAAGAAAATAAAACAGCTTTTTCCAAACCTTCAATTGATCGTAACTGGCGGCGTGAATTACGAACCCTATCGCGAAAAAATGGAAGAACTTTTAGGCGGAAAAGTTGATATTGTACAAACTTTTCCGGCTTCGGAAGGTTTTTTTGCATTTCAGGATGATTATAACAAGGAAGGACTTTTGCTATTGACCAATCATGGAATTTTTTATGAATTTGTACCGCTGGAAGAATACGGAAAACCCAATTCCCGAAGACTGACTTTAAAGGAAATTGAAGTTAATAAAGATTATGCATTGATTTTAACAACCAATTCAGGATTGTGGGCATACTCAATCGGTGATGTTGTGAGATTCATCGATAAAAATCCGCACAGAATTTTGGTAAGCGGAAGAACAAAACATTTTACCTCAGCTTTTGGTGAGCATGTGATTGCTTTTGAGGTTGAAGAAGCAATGAAAGCTACGGTTGAAAAATTTCCTGCGCAGATTACAGAATTTCATCTCGCTCCGGAAGTAAATCCTTCAGAAGGTTTGCCTTATCACGAGTGGTTTATAGAATTTGAGAAAGAGCCTGAAAATTTAGACCTGTTTAAAAACGAATTAAATGATCAGTTGAGAAAACGCAATACTTATTATGATGATTTGATTTCGGGAAATATTCTTCAGAATTTGAAAATAAGCAGAGTTTCTAAAAACGCATTTCAGGAATATGCAAAATCTGAAGGCAAACTGGGCGGTCAGAATAAAATTCCGAGATTGGCCAATGACAGAAAAATTGCGGATATTTTATCGAAAAACGTGATCTGA